Proteins encoded within one genomic window of Gadus chalcogrammus isolate NIFS_2021 chromosome 6, NIFS_Gcha_1.0, whole genome shotgun sequence:
- the LOC130384377 gene encoding uncharacterized protein LOC130384377 isoform X2 yields MVAFLDKDRTMPYQGMVAANIHSADCTCTDTCNIKPTAPLPVNCGEKSITLPVNKGFTKKQTLFLIHLMRIHLEVKGEGTAKSIHALNRRLKFGKKSKKLRRWEEIAGKLAKQFGEHFQQLKVGRKWFTLVEAYKRVKDNVASTGRGPGRFKFYKEMDELLGGNHDVDPPVVGSDCAGVVVRRPNALRMSNRARSPAQPTSSSSLTPASSTASPAPVRDPTRPPDTPRSRKRSDSTSSPAAADGATSSVSPTRAPSPAQSTSSSSPSPSSSSASPPAVRDPTRASDTPSLRKHPEFADDVLAYLERSDAAAMAASQRRHEESLTEMRALREDRRKFLQLFSSMVDKM; encoded by the exons ATGGTTGCTTTCCTTGACAAGGACAGGACCATGCCTTACCAGGGCATGGTGGCTGCCAACATACACTCTGCAGATTGCACTTGCACAG ATACCTGCAATATCAAGCCAACTGCACCACTGCCGGTGAATTGCGGTGAAAAAAGCATTACCCTACCTGTGAATAAGGGTTTTACCAAAAAGCAGaccctcttcctcatccacctGATGAGGATCCACCTTGAGGTAAAGGGCGAGGGAACAGCAAAGTCCATCCATGCCCTGAACCGGCGGCTAAAGTTTGGGAAGAAGTCAAAGAAGCTGCGGAGGTGGGAGGAGATTGCTGGAAAGCTTGCCAAACAGTTCGGGGAGCACTTCCAACAGTTGAAGGTGGGGCGCAAGTGGTTCACACTGGTGGAGGCATATAAGAGAGTCAAGGACAACGTTGCGTCGACAGGAAGGGGGCCTGGCCGCTTCAAATTCTACAAAGAGATGGACGAGCTGCTTGGGGGAAACCATGACGTGGACCCACCAGTTGTCGGGAGCGATTGTGCTGGTGTGGTGGTACGCCGTCCCAATGCACTGAGGATGTCCAACAGAGCTCGCTCACCAGCGCAGCCCACCAGCTCCTCTTCCTTGACTCCTGCTTCTTCCACAGCCAGTCCAGCTCCAGTTCGAGACCCCACCAGACCCCCGGACACCCCGAGATCGCGGAAGCGGTCCGACAGTACTTCCTCACCAGCGGCAGCGGACGGGGCTACCTCATCTGTGTCGCCCACCAGAGCTCCCTCACCAGCGCAGTCCACCAGCTCCTCTTCCccatctccttcttcttcctcagcCAGTCCGCCTGCAGTTCGAGACCCCACCAGAGCCTCTGACACCCCGAGTTTGCGGAAGCACCCCGAGTTTGCGGACGACGTCTTGGCCTACCTTGAGAGATCTGATGCTGCTGCGATGGCTGCTTCCCAGAGGCGGCACGAAGAGTCCCTGACCGAGATGAGGGCGCTGAGGGAAGATCGCAGGAAGTTCCTCCAGTTGTTCAGCAGCATGGTGGACAAGATGTGA
- the pop5 gene encoding ribonuclease P/MRP protein subunit POP5, with amino-acid sequence MVRVKSRYLLCEINISVPSNRLLLEDRPIFSAVKDAVASMHGDYGAAQCSIGFSVKYVNALTGIMLIRCPKSSYRLIWSALPFVTSVEHKGRKIPLFLNCLHVGGTIRTCQKFLVRYNTQQLHRMLPQCKTTDEKTHVRRAILRSSTKMLKGNEHKDERD; translated from the exons ATGGTTCGGGTAAAGTCAAG ATATTTGCTGTGTGAAATAAACATCTCCGTCCCATCCAATCGGTTGTTGCTGGAAGACAGACCGATCTTCTCGGCAGTGAAAGATGCCGTGGCGAGCATGCACGGTGACTATGGAGCGGCACAATGTTCCATTGGATTCTCAG TCAAATACGTGAATGCACTCACTGGCATAATGCTTATACGCTGCCCCAAAAGTTCTTACCGCCTCATCTGGTCTGCGCTGCCTTTCGTTACCAGCGTGGAACATAAAGGAAGGAAAATCCCCCTTTTCCTCAACTGTTTGCATGTCGGAG GAACAATCAGAACATGTCAGAAGTTCCTGGTTCGATACAATACTCAGCAGCTCCATAGAATGCTCCCTCAATGTAAAACCACAG ATGAGAAAACTCATGTTCGTCGTGCCATACTCCGCTCTTCCACAAAAATGTTGAAGGGAAACGAACATAAAGATGAGAGAGACTGA
- the LOC130384377 gene encoding uncharacterized protein LOC130384377 isoform X1, translated as MAATVVDVFLNQSMVAFLDKDRTMPYQGMVAANIHSADCTCTDTCNIKPTAPLPVNCGEKSITLPVNKGFTKKQTLFLIHLMRIHLEVKGEGTAKSIHALNRRLKFGKKSKKLRRWEEIAGKLAKQFGEHFQQLKVGRKWFTLVEAYKRVKDNVASTGRGPGRFKFYKEMDELLGGNHDVDPPVVGSDCAGVVVRRPNALRMSNRARSPAQPTSSSSLTPASSTASPAPVRDPTRPPDTPRSRKRSDSTSSPAAADGATSSVSPTRAPSPAQSTSSSSPSPSSSSASPPAVRDPTRASDTPSLRKHPEFADDVLAYLERSDAAAMAASQRRHEESLTEMRALREDRRKFLQLFSSMVDKM; from the exons ATGGCTGCTACCGTAGTTGACG tcTTCCTCAACCAGAGCATGGTTGCTTTCCTTGACAAGGACAGGACCATGCCTTACCAGGGCATGGTGGCTGCCAACATACACTCTGCAGATTGCACTTGCACAG ATACCTGCAATATCAAGCCAACTGCACCACTGCCGGTGAATTGCGGTGAAAAAAGCATTACCCTACCTGTGAATAAGGGTTTTACCAAAAAGCAGaccctcttcctcatccacctGATGAGGATCCACCTTGAGGTAAAGGGCGAGGGAACAGCAAAGTCCATCCATGCCCTGAACCGGCGGCTAAAGTTTGGGAAGAAGTCAAAGAAGCTGCGGAGGTGGGAGGAGATTGCTGGAAAGCTTGCCAAACAGTTCGGGGAGCACTTCCAACAGTTGAAGGTGGGGCGCAAGTGGTTCACACTGGTGGAGGCATATAAGAGAGTCAAGGACAACGTTGCGTCGACAGGAAGGGGGCCTGGCCGCTTCAAATTCTACAAAGAGATGGACGAGCTGCTTGGGGGAAACCATGACGTGGACCCACCAGTTGTCGGGAGCGATTGTGCTGGTGTGGTGGTACGCCGTCCCAATGCACTGAGGATGTCCAACAGAGCTCGCTCACCAGCGCAGCCCACCAGCTCCTCTTCCTTGACTCCTGCTTCTTCCACAGCCAGTCCAGCTCCAGTTCGAGACCCCACCAGACCCCCGGACACCCCGAGATCGCGGAAGCGGTCCGACAGTACTTCCTCACCAGCGGCAGCGGACGGGGCTACCTCATCTGTGTCGCCCACCAGAGCTCCCTCACCAGCGCAGTCCACCAGCTCCTCTTCCccatctccttcttcttcctcagcCAGTCCGCCTGCAGTTCGAGACCCCACCAGAGCCTCTGACACCCCGAGTTTGCGGAAGCACCCCGAGTTTGCGGACGACGTCTTGGCCTACCTTGAGAGATCTGATGCTGCTGCGATGGCTGCTTCCCAGAGGCGGCACGAAGAGTCCCTGACCGAGATGAGGGCGCTGAGGGAAGATCGCAGGAAGTTCCTCCAGTTGTTCAGCAGCATGGTGGACAAGATGTGA
- the c6h12orf43 gene encoding protein CUSTOS, with protein MAASGKKALTGSGDSSSSEDEDLEKFKEAVWYVDGPKNTGKKHQEPKPTRRLIVSDHQHDCNELQVTPEFRAHVAKKLEHMLDGFISEKPAGAVSHQSSSTLEDDDLGFKLFATSNQGQRFDEPLCPVKRRRVPSSSESDGEMDMRIREAVVSADEVLRPPVWEVTTKKVDVEDPSGQSKEDKTECPLPKKKKKKKKKATECEDESVRTDFKDQKCRAEESPTLKKGKKQDRLKTKSAKSIPDKSSLQPGKDGRETAEKQEQEGSAQAKVKRKRRRKRKAVDESTEV; from the exons ATGGCGGCCTCCGGTAAAAAAGCATTGACTGGGTCTGGTGATTCAAGTAGCAGTGAAGATGAAGATTTGGAAAAATTTAAGGAAGCGGTTTGGTATGTGGATGGTCCCAAGAACACAG GAAAAAAACATCAAGAACCCAAACCAACGCGGAG GTTGATTGTGTCCGACCATCAACATGACTGTAATGAGCTGCAGGTGACACCAGAGTTTCGTGCACACGTCGCCAAAAAGTTGGAGCATATGCTTGACGG TTTTATTTCAGAGAAGCCAGCAGGAGCTGTATCTCACCAGAGCTCAAGCACGTTGGAGGATGATGATCTTG GCTTCAAACTGTTTGCAACATCGAACCAAGGTCAAAGATTTGATGAACCACTATGTCCTGTGAAACGCCGGCGTGTTCCCAGCTCAAG CGAAAGCGACGGAGAGATGGACATGAGGATAAGGGAGGCAGTGGTGTCTGCAGATGAAGTCCTGCGACCACCAGTATGGGAGGTTACCACGAAGAAGGTTGATGTTGAGGACCCATCAGGACAGAGCAAGGAAGATAAGACTGAGTGCCCTctgcccaagaagaagaagaagaagaaaaagaaagcaaCTGAATGTGAAGATGAAAGTGTCAGAACAGATTTTAAAGACCAAAAATGTCGAGCAGAGGAGAGCCCTACTctcaaaaaaggaaaaaagcaaGATCGATTGAAGACCAAGTCTGCAAAGTCTATACCTGATAAATCTTCTCTGCAACCTGGGAAAGACGGCAGAGAGACGGCGGAGAAACAAGAGCAGGAGGGCAGTGCCCAAGCAAAGGTGAAAcggaaaaggagaagaaaacgCAAAGCTGTTGATGAGAGCACAGAGGTTTAA
- the hnf1a gene encoding hepatocyte nuclear factor 1-alpha isoform X1 yields the protein MEGEERKCRSEREPFGGARLSALQEQLIWALLGSGLSREVLVQALGELERDRQTPDGTARDKGEKGDGESSEGEIDFAPPIFRELEQLPPEEAARQRALVEQLLQNDPWRVAKVVKSYMQQHNLPQREVVESTGLNQSHLSQHLNKGTPMKNQKRAALYSWYVKKQCEISQQFTNARHGLASLDEQGEETKKGRRNRFKWGPASQQILFHAYERQKNPSKEEREGLVEECNRAECIQRGVSPSQLAGLGSNLVTEVRVYNWFANRRKEEAFRHKLALDTPYSSQSVGGVNPLPPPSPNQGVFSGIFSVITPGMKYSQQSQCDNMGSVRGGGGGGDRGLRLGSSPVQLEPSHTLLDMHHSKIVSSSGPLPPVSTLTSLHNLSASPAPSQGLIMASLPSVMSLGESSLLIGLTSTQSQNLPVINNMGGSFTTLQPISFQQQLHTSPQHSLPSHMGTSPFMATMAQLPCHMYSKSDMPHYSSSSLLSQAMLITDSSFGALTSLAAVRQLLTADPDDQSEPPMAEETLHLQANTPTQDTEDLELYPASQSTESHTSHLLSPSPTNISPYIPTQMASSPQ from the exons atggagggagaggagaggaagtgtAGGAGCGAGCGCGAGCCGTTTGGAGGGGCCCGGCTGTCCGCCTTGCAGGAGCAGCTGATCTGGGCCCTGCTGGGCTCCGGGCTGTCCCGGGAAGTCCTGGTCCAGGCCCTGGGCGAGCTGGAGCGGGACCGGCAGACCCCGGACGGGACGGCGAGGGACAAGGGCGAgaagggggatggagagagctcggagggagagatagatttTGCGCCGCCGATCTTCCGGGAGCTGGAGCAGCTTCCCCCAGAAGAGGCGGCCAGGCAGAGGGCTCTGGTGGAGCAGCTGCTACA GAACGACCCATGGCGGGTAGCTAAGGTGGTGAAGAGCTACATGCAGCAGCACAACCTCCCGcagagggaggtggtggagtccaCAGGCCTCAACCAGTCCCATCTGTCCCAGCACCTCAACAAAGGCACGCCAATGAAGAACCAGAAACGAGCTGCCCTGTACAGCTGGTACGTCAAGAAGCAGTGTGAGATTAGCCAGC AGTTCACCAATGCCCGCCATGGCCTTGCGTCCCTGGacgagcagggagaggagaccAAGAAAGGCCGCAGAAACCGGTTCAAGTGGGGGCCTGCCTCCCAACAGATCCTGTTCCACGCCTACGAGCGGCAGAAGAACCCAagcaaggaggagagagagggtttagTGGAGGAGTGCAACCG GGCGGAGTGTATCCAGAGGGGTGTCTCTCCGTCTCAGCTGGCCGGTCTGGGCTCCAACCTGGTCACAGAGGTGCGCGTCTACAACTGGTTTGCAAACCGCCGCAAAGAAGAGGCCTTCCGCCATAAACTGGCCCTCGATACCCCGTactccagccaatcagtggGCGGCGTGAACCCCCTCCCACCGCCCAGTCCTAACCAGG GTGTCTTTTCTGGTATATTCTCAGTTATTACTCCAGGAATGAAGTACAGTCAACAAAGCCAATGTGACAACATGGGTTCGGtccggggcggcggcggtggtggggaCCGGGGTCTGCGCTTGGGATCCAGCCCCGTCCAACTCGAGCCCAGCCACACACTCCTGGACATGCATCATTCTAAAATA GTATCTAGCAGTGGCCCCCTGCCTCCGGTGAGCACACTGACATCGCTGCACAACCTGTCGGCCTCGCCTGCGCCGTCCCAGGGTCTGATAATGGCCTCCCTGCCCAGTGTCATGAGCCTGGGGGAGTCCTCTCTCCTCATAG GGCTCACCTCTACTCAGTCGCAGAACTTACCTGTCATCAACAACATGGGAGGGAGTTTCACCACCCTGCAGCCCATCTccttccagcagcagctccacacCTCTCCCCAGCACTCGCTCCCCAGCCACATGGGGACCAGTCCCTTCATGGCCACCATGGCCCAACTGCCCTGCCACA TGTACAGCAAGTCTGACATGCCACATTACTCATCATCCAGCCTTCTCTCACAAGCAATGCTGATCACAGACAGCAGCTTCGGGGCTTTGACCAGCCTTGCGGCTGTCCGACAG CTTTTAACAGCAGATCCtgacgaccaatcagagccccCCATGGCAGAAGAGACTCTGCATCTGCAGGCAAACACGCCCACACAAG ATACAGAGGACCTAGAGCTCTACCCAGCCTCTCAGAGCACAGAAAGCCACacatctcatctcctctcacCTTCACCGACCAATATCAGCCCCTACATTCCCACGCAGATGGCCTCCTCCCCTCAGTAG
- the hnf1a gene encoding hepatocyte nuclear factor 1-alpha isoform X2 codes for MEGEERKCRSEREPFGGARLSALQEQLIWALLGSGLSREVLVQALGELERDRQTPDGTARDKGEKGDGESSEGEIDFAPPIFRELEQLPPEEAARQRALVEQLLQNDPWRVAKVVKSYMQQHNLPQREVVESTGLNQSHLSQHLNKGTPMKNQKRAALYSWYVKKQCEISQQFTNARHGLASLDEQGEETKKGRRNRFKWGPASQQILFHAYERQKNPSKEEREGLVEECNRAECIQRGVSPSQLAGLGSNLVTEVRVYNWFANRRKEEAFRHKLALDTPYSSQSVGGVNPLPPPSPNQVITPGMKYSQQSQCDNMGSVRGGGGGGDRGLRLGSSPVQLEPSHTLLDMHHSKIVSSSGPLPPVSTLTSLHNLSASPAPSQGLIMASLPSVMSLGESSLLIGLTSTQSQNLPVINNMGGSFTTLQPISFQQQLHTSPQHSLPSHMGTSPFMATMAQLPCHMYSKSDMPHYSSSSLLSQAMLITDSSFGALTSLAAVRQLLTADPDDQSEPPMAEETLHLQANTPTQDTEDLELYPASQSTESHTSHLLSPSPTNISPYIPTQMASSPQ; via the exons atggagggagaggagaggaagtgtAGGAGCGAGCGCGAGCCGTTTGGAGGGGCCCGGCTGTCCGCCTTGCAGGAGCAGCTGATCTGGGCCCTGCTGGGCTCCGGGCTGTCCCGGGAAGTCCTGGTCCAGGCCCTGGGCGAGCTGGAGCGGGACCGGCAGACCCCGGACGGGACGGCGAGGGACAAGGGCGAgaagggggatggagagagctcggagggagagatagatttTGCGCCGCCGATCTTCCGGGAGCTGGAGCAGCTTCCCCCAGAAGAGGCGGCCAGGCAGAGGGCTCTGGTGGAGCAGCTGCTACA GAACGACCCATGGCGGGTAGCTAAGGTGGTGAAGAGCTACATGCAGCAGCACAACCTCCCGcagagggaggtggtggagtccaCAGGCCTCAACCAGTCCCATCTGTCCCAGCACCTCAACAAAGGCACGCCAATGAAGAACCAGAAACGAGCTGCCCTGTACAGCTGGTACGTCAAGAAGCAGTGTGAGATTAGCCAGC AGTTCACCAATGCCCGCCATGGCCTTGCGTCCCTGGacgagcagggagaggagaccAAGAAAGGCCGCAGAAACCGGTTCAAGTGGGGGCCTGCCTCCCAACAGATCCTGTTCCACGCCTACGAGCGGCAGAAGAACCCAagcaaggaggagagagagggtttagTGGAGGAGTGCAACCG GGCGGAGTGTATCCAGAGGGGTGTCTCTCCGTCTCAGCTGGCCGGTCTGGGCTCCAACCTGGTCACAGAGGTGCGCGTCTACAACTGGTTTGCAAACCGCCGCAAAGAAGAGGCCTTCCGCCATAAACTGGCCCTCGATACCCCGTactccagccaatcagtggGCGGCGTGAACCCCCTCCCACCGCCCAGTCCTAACCAGG TTATTACTCCAGGAATGAAGTACAGTCAACAAAGCCAATGTGACAACATGGGTTCGGtccggggcggcggcggtggtggggaCCGGGGTCTGCGCTTGGGATCCAGCCCCGTCCAACTCGAGCCCAGCCACACACTCCTGGACATGCATCATTCTAAAATA GTATCTAGCAGTGGCCCCCTGCCTCCGGTGAGCACACTGACATCGCTGCACAACCTGTCGGCCTCGCCTGCGCCGTCCCAGGGTCTGATAATGGCCTCCCTGCCCAGTGTCATGAGCCTGGGGGAGTCCTCTCTCCTCATAG GGCTCACCTCTACTCAGTCGCAGAACTTACCTGTCATCAACAACATGGGAGGGAGTTTCACCACCCTGCAGCCCATCTccttccagcagcagctccacacCTCTCCCCAGCACTCGCTCCCCAGCCACATGGGGACCAGTCCCTTCATGGCCACCATGGCCCAACTGCCCTGCCACA TGTACAGCAAGTCTGACATGCCACATTACTCATCATCCAGCCTTCTCTCACAAGCAATGCTGATCACAGACAGCAGCTTCGGGGCTTTGACCAGCCTTGCGGCTGTCCGACAG CTTTTAACAGCAGATCCtgacgaccaatcagagccccCCATGGCAGAAGAGACTCTGCATCTGCAGGCAAACACGCCCACACAAG ATACAGAGGACCTAGAGCTCTACCCAGCCTCTCAGAGCACAGAAAGCCACacatctcatctcctctcacCTTCACCGACCAATATCAGCCCCTACATTCCCACGCAGATGGCCTCCTCCCCTCAGTAG
- the unc119.1 gene encoding protein unc-119 homolog B: MNGSRKKTAHTIKGQSETAVSPAVNSMDRKSAGGMLKKLISRRNQTDKYPVITEDELRALGTDISPDHVLGLRAVTEDYLCKPEDNVYNVDFTRFKIRDLETGTVLFEIAKPPNCDPSEHEDVVGDVDTSAGRFVRYQFTPAFLKLRTVGATVEFAVGDSPINSFRMIERHYFQGRLLKNFDFDFGFCIPNSCNTCEHIYEFPQLPEDLIRLMVEHPYETRSDSFYFVDSKLIMHNKADYAYNGGQ, encoded by the exons ATGAACGGATCCAGAAAGAAAACCGCACACACTATCAAAGGACAGTCGGAAACAGCTGTAAGCCCAGCTGTCAACTCAATGGACCGAAAGTCCGCCGGCGGGATGCTAAAGAAACTAATATCGCGACGTAATCAGACCGATAAATATCCTGTGATAACAGAGGATGAGCTGCGGGCGTTAGGGACAGACATATCCCCAGACCACGTCCTGGGGCTCCGTGCGGTCACCGAGG ACTATCTGTGTAAGCCCGAAGACAATGTGTACAACGTTGACTTCACCCGGTTTAAGATTCGCGACCTGGAGACCGGCACGGTGCTGTTTGAGATCGCAAAGCCACCAAACTGCG ACCCATCGGAGCATGAAGACGTGGTTGGGGATGTGGACACCAGTGCTGGCCGTTTTGTCCGGTATCAATTTACCCCTGCCTTCCTTAAACTTCGCACTGTTGGTGCAAC TGTTGAGTTTGCAGTCGGGGACAGTCCTATTAACAGCTTCCGTATGATCGAGAGGCATTATTTCCAAGGGCGCCTCCTCAagaactttgactttgacttcgGATTCTGCATTCCCAATAGCTGCAATACATGCGAGCACATCTACGAGTTCCCCCAGCTTCCAGAGGACCTCA TACGCCTCATGGTAGAGCACCCGTATGAAACCAGATCAGACAGCTTCTACTTTGTGGACAGCAAACTTATAATGCACAACAAGGCAGACTATGCCTACAACGGGGGTCAGTAG